One segment of Kryptolebias marmoratus isolate JLee-2015 linkage group LG23, ASM164957v2, whole genome shotgun sequence DNA contains the following:
- the LOC119616758 gene encoding uncharacterized protein LOC119616758, producing the protein MVRKWRKLKNELRQVKKTQLSFRGNKVRTTVAQKLPADYNEKLVIFRSYCSKHITEKHIQPSHITNMDEVPLTFDIPVFCQACGNHLTGADIHKGARKVLDVDRYYLLVTETLRYACDIWVIRIIRDRTQGNSSARLLKQLKENHGEEWLNRLGHYLEECANFVNQPSLSPVVCQEPPEPAVVPTDRWLSSVYGRDILSCIDHIKASITSTFGTILKLDCTKKITKKLAGHSKGTALRVSLVSDELGQILNSVLTVQEGPGLDKMAAGLMDRYRQAGVAPPKVLYVDCGCCVNEGLSKLQERFGEWPDLHIRLDIWHFMQRLAVGCTTDAHLLYPAFMRALSSCIFVWDAGDLDLLRRSKLKQLQQEQRPGVTNAMVDSHITKKELRTFCHRRTRGEYATLVQIEQLLEELSGPKGRDLMSVPLQDEVRMD; encoded by the exons ATGGTTCGCAAGTGGAGGAAGCTGAAAAACGAGCTCCGACAGGTCAAGAAGACGCAGCTGAGCTTCCGCGGAAATAAGGTGAG GACTACGGTAGCGCAGAAACTTCCAGCGGATTATAATGAAAAGCTGGTCATCTTCCGCTCCTactgcagcaaacacatcaCCGAAAAACACATCCAACCCAGCCACATCACTAACATGGACGAGGTGCCGCTCACTTTCGACATCCCG GTGTTCTGCCAGGCTTGTGGGAATCACCTTACAGGTGCTGACATCCACAAGGGAGCTCGGAAGGTCCTGGATGTTGATAGGTACTACCTGCTGGTGACGGAGACACTCAG GTATGCCTGTGACATATGGGTCATTCGAATAATCCGGGACAGGACACAGGGCAACAGCTCTGCACGGctgttaaaacagctgaaagaaaatcacGGGGAGGAATGGCTTAATAGGTTGGGGCACTATTTGGAGGAGTGTGCCAACTTTGTAAATCAGCCCAGCCTTTCTCCTGTCGTGTGCCAGGAGCCCCCAGAGCCAGCTGTTGTCCCCACTGATCGCTGGTTGTCATCTGTGTATGGCAGAGACATCCTGTCATGCATTGACCACATTAAAGCCAGCATCACCTCCACCTTTGGGACCATTTTAAAGCTGGACTGCACCAAAAAG ATCACAAAAAAGCTGGCTGGTCACAGCAAGGGAACGGCTCTGCGGGTGTCATTGGTGAGCGATGAGCTGGGCCAAATCCTGAACAGTGTCCTGACTGTCCAGGAGGGTCCAGGACTGGACAAGATGGCTGCTGGACTCATGGACCGCTACCGCCAGGCTGGGGTTGCACCTCCCAAGGTGCTTTATGTGGACTGTGGTTGCTGTGTGAATGAGGGGCTCAGCAAGCTGCAGGAAAGGTTTGGGGAGTGGCCAGATCTGCACATACGGCTGGACATTTGGCACTTCATGCAGCGGCTGGCTGTTGGTTGCACCACGGATGCCCACCTTCTGTATCCTGCTTTCATGAGGGCATTGTCCTCATGCATCTTTGTGTGGGATGCAGGGGACCTTGACCTACTTCGGAGGTCAAAACTGAAGCAGCTCCAGCAGGAACAGAGACCAGGTGTAACCAACGCCATGGTGGACAGTCATATTACTAAGAAAGAGCTGCGTACTTTCTGCCATAGGAGGACACGCGGTGAATATGCAACTCTTGTCCAAATtgaacagctgctggaggagctgagtGGTCCAAAAGGGAGAGACCTGATGAGTGTCCCTCTGCAAGATGAAGTGAGGATGGATTGA